The genomic segment AACCTGTAAATAAAAACATGGAACCCACGGTCAAAAATCAAGAACCTATCTCGGATCAACAGTTGACACTAGCAAAAAGCACCGATACCGAAAGATGCTGATCAACAAGTATTCATAATCTGCATAAACATCTATGCATGAGTCAACAAAAACAATCTACAAGCACACAAGCTACAAAAACTACAGATGGTCTTCAAAGAAGCCATCTGAGTACTAATAAATCGAGAAGACTCTTGGACAAAACAAGTATAATATCATGAAATTGCTTGATCTACCACCCATCTATGGGATAAATCTCAAGATAATCGTCCACATTCTAACGCATGATGCTGGTCTGCAGATGCCATGATAAAATAGCTACTTCAGTATTAGCATTTATCATCTTAAATTAGGGTAATAAGCATACTGTTCAAATTGCCGATGTCAACTCAAAATGCCGACTTTCAAATACCCGTGCTAAAAATCACGTTCTTCATTcatgtaattattgattttcttCTAAAGTTTAATAATGCTTTACAAGGTGCAAATGCTAAAACTCTGATGCATCGTGTGAACTAGAGCAAACTTTCTCCACTGTTACGCACCATATAGAAAGTTGAAATCAAGTGAGATTTGGCACCAATATCAAGATTTCTTAGCAAAAAAATGacaatcattttaatttttatgacaGAAAATTCACGGATCATGTCTTCTTTTCCCTTGATAatgttttaataataaaaaattaaaaacagcTAAGGGAATAGCCCGACAACCAGTAACATTCGGCATGCGGGAAAAGATTAAAGTGACCATGTCCGCAAACATCGATCTGTAATCACATGTAGCCAATATGCACAGCAAATATCATACAACGTGCAAACAAAAAAATCTCTTATTTATAGTCCTTCAAGAAACACTAGAGTTGAAAAATCATGCTTATTAGCAATATAGAAAAATGCATTAGTTCAAGCAACATGAATAAAATCCAGATgaagcaatatatatataagcacaATCTTTACCCGTTCAAAGAAATCTAAATCGATAGTAATCTTTACATTTTGAACTATAATCTCCAAAAATACACTTACAGATTCCGAATGAACAAGAAATAATAATCACTTAACAATCCCTTGCTCGTGGCAACAATACCCGTCGCCAGCGTGTTTGTTCCTATCACCTTCATTTTCACCATGATCATGATCGCAGTCGCCCTCAGAATCAGAATCGTCCTCGTCAAAAGGCTTTTCTTTATGAAAGATGCAGCATTTTTTAGAGCTTTTCTTGTTCATAAACTCGTTGTCAACCGTTCCCTCTTTCCAAGACACCTTCTTTTTAGGGCGTTTCAATTTCAACACCAGAACCGAAGGACGTTCCTGCTGATTTGAGGACGATGGAGGATCTACGGTTACGGTCGTGGTGGTGATTGTGGTGGCAGTGGCGGTGGAGCTGGCCATAGTTGTGCCCTATTAGATTCGTTGATTTGGGGGAAAATGAAAGTCGTTATGGTCATTGATTTTGTCTTGATTCTTGTTCGTGCCGCGTAGAATATGgaattattttgtttatgacgtaaataaataattaaaaaaattaacgaaatataaaaaagtaataattaaaCATTAACCCCTCATTTTATCGCATTTTCTCAATTCAGTTCTTCATTTTAGAGTTGTTTATTTTCCTCTTTTTAATCATAGTGTGAACATTAACTACGTGCACTTATATATAAATGGATATGAGCTTCCATTTTAATATTGGTGAGACCTTTTCAATTACAGAGTGTTCGCTTTTCACGTTTGCATGTCGCCTTCACCCCGTCAGTGTAGTAACTTCAAAGACAAGAGTATTCGAGATCGTGTCTCTTCCTTGGACTTCTTCCAAAttgaaatattattaattaatttagcaCGTGGATGATAAAATAACGAATTGTATATGGATGTGGTTTTTATGTAACTAAAGAACAGGTCAAATGCCAAATTTTGTGAGGGGAATTGTCTAGTCAAGGTGACACCATTTTGAATTTGGTGAATTGACTCATTCTTCCcttctaattaaataaatcttgACAGAACTTAATATTTGGGATCACTTCTCTCGAGCTCATGGGTGAATACCATTAGTAAATTTATATTTGGATACATGCAAGATCAAAAcgaatagatatatatatatgtttggaTTCTGTGTTTCAGAAATCTTGAACATTTGGCCTCCTTTCATAGGAATCACTTGTAATCAAAATCTTAAACTCCTGGGAAATCGGGTATATAATGTCACATTGAATGCTTAATGATTAAGGACATGTCAACGAATAATGTTGGAAAAAGATAAACATTTATCCTTAAAATTGTGTTTCTTCCTCCATTCACAGTATTATATGTACACATTTGAATGATGAACAGGCTACCTACTCCGACTTAGTTGCCATCGATGATCCCGTGGTGGATCGAGACAATAACGGTGGAGCCAAACAGGCTTCCAAGGCTCTCTCCAAGCTATTTACAACTTCAGTCATCGTTGGCCTGTCACGACCCTCTGGCATCACGCAATCCGCTGCTAAGTATCCAACATAGGCCACCGCCTCTATCTCGAATGGGGTTGGTGCCGGCATCTTCGGGTCCAAAATCCTGTGAATTTCATCATGTATTATGTATGGAACGACATAATCCACCACATTTCTAGGCACCCCATTTTCATTCTTGTGAATCGCCTTGCGCCCGGATAAAAGTTCTAGCAGCACGACACCAAAACTGTAAACGTCGCTCTTACTAGTCAGCATTTCCAATCTGTAGTACTCGGGGTCCATGTACCCCATTGTTCCGGCGGCACGTAATAAGAGGTGCGTCTCATCATCTGGTGGTCCCATCAGTGAAAGTCCGAAATCCGAAACCTTGGCGGTCCATCTGGCATCTATTAGTATGTTTGAGGACTTGATGTCGCGGTGTATGATACGTGGCACAGCGAACTCATGTAGGTACTCGAGTCCTCTAGCAGCATCAAGGGCTACCTTGATTCGTTTCGGCCATGATGTTAGAGGAGAAGATTGGAGCTTGTGGAGATGGCTATAAAGGCTATAGTTGCTCATGTACTCGTACACTAAGACAAGCTCGTCACCGTCTTCGCAGTATCCCAACAACCGAACAAGATTTTTGTGATTTAAGCGTGACAAAAACTCGAGCTCATTCAAGAATGCGCTGTCCTTGTCCTCTACGCTTCGTCTGGTTGCACCATTGGCATATGATGAAGAGGCGGACGTTTCGGCTCTCTTGAAGGCCACTTCCCGCCCGTCTTCCAATGTCGCACGATAGACTGATCCAAAGCTTCCATGGCCAATCTTGTGATCCTCGGAGAAATTATCAGTCACTCTAAGGATCAAATGCAAGGGAAACTCCTCCAACTGATCCCCATTTCCCAAGCTGATCATCTGGCTGAGGCGCTTTTCTAATTTTGGTGCAGCTGGCTGAGCCTGCGCAGTTTGGCCACTCGGTGGAACTGAGCTGCCCTCTTCTAAACGTCCTGAATCATGAATCCTACTGCTTCCTCTGTCTCTACGGTATCGAAAGAACAGAAAGGAACACAGAGATAATAACAGTGAGAAGGATCCAACGCAACCAAACACCATCAGAGCCACCATTTTAGCGTTCCATTTTCTGGTCTTTTCCATCACCAAGgacggtggtggtggtggtggtgtctCTGCTAACGGAGGCCACAGCCCAACTGAAGGTGTACAAGGTTGGCAGATCATTAGTCCTTGGTCACAATATTCACCATAATTAGGTAAAGGGCCACAAGAACACTGATTTCTAGTTCTGCAAGGACCTGGAACAATATCATTGAACACCAACGGATTCAAATCAAAATCTTCGTTACCCCAGCAAAGCAACGAGTAATCTGACATCTTGACACCACAAAAAATGGCCTCTTTTGCCTCTAGAGAAATAAAGAATTCATTCCTCAATGATTCAGGCATGTTATATTCATTTTCTCCCCAACAACTCACAGTTCTGTTGAACCTTAGCGCACAACCTCGATTCTTCCCCAATGCCAGTGCTGTGAACTCGCCACTAGGCTTCTCCCCCGCCATATTGCCCCAGCATTCCAAGCTACCATTCAGAGAAATGGCACACGCATGGCGAAAACCAGCAGAAAGAAGCCTAAAATTTCCCGTAGGAACGTGACCAGTGACATTAGCATCATTTCCTAAACATTGAACTTGTCCTAAGCTTGACAAGCCACATACAAAATCATCCCCAACAGCAAGATCTGAAGTCAAAGCGGTATTAGTATGATCGAAACCTCGCCATTGCCAACATTGAAGAGCGTTTGAACCATTGAGTAAACCACAAATTTTGGAGTTCCCGGATTCCAAATTTGTCAAAACTGGACCCGTATAAATCCTTTTACGCGTCATGTTGCTCCCTATATCCGAAAATCTCCAGCAGACCATGATTGAGGTGGATGAAGAGTAGAATGAACTTAAAGCACAAAGAAAACCATTTCCACCAACAATCCCAGAAACTGATCTCAAGGCAGGACCGAGTACAATTTGAACTCTCCGAGGAAAACTGGTGCAGTTAATGAAAGAAGGTGATTCTTGGCTATGATTAACATTATGTGCTATCGCACATACTAATGTTTGATTCCCGGTTTCAGATATTGCAACAATGGAAAGCGAGTGAATTAACGGCAGGAAAAAACCAAAAAGAAGGAACAGAAAGAGGGAATAAtggaacaaaatttttaatgaaAGAATTGCCATGGAAATGATTCGGAAGAAAGTTTTCTCATGGTGGTGCGGAAGAATGGAGATGAAAGGTTTCTGGAAAGTCGCTAATTCTTGATTCTCTCATTATGGCGTTCTTTATTTTTGAAGAATGCAAAGAAATATCAAAGAAAACGAAATCACGCGTTCGAGCTTGTAAAAGACTTGGTCCCATTGAACGTGTGTTTCGAACCAAAGGCAAAGGGAGCGCGTGGTCAAACAAATTATGTAGACGTAGTATTATAAAGAAAGTCGCATGCACACGTGGAATATTtatctatatattattattattattattatttattacaaAGCACTCCAACAGGTAAAGAATTGCTGGAAgtggaatttaattaattttttgtcTGATTCAAAACCGAATCCAAATTATGATACTATATTTTGTTCGAATGCAATAGACTCTTCCCCGAGTCACAAGTTTAAGTATTTTGATTTGACTAGAAATTTTGCAGTGAAAATTGACATATTTGTATGCGTGTATGTAGGTCTTCTAGTTGAAATGCATGTTTTTCAGcaagtaaattttaaaaattgaaggAAACGAAACATTCGTGAACAAGCCAACAATACACAGTCGTAACTTTTCTATGTGAGAAATCAGACTTGACCAGTTTTGTACATGAGTTACGACCCATGAGATCAAAcagtttctttaaaaattttcacTCAAAACTCGAATATGACACAATCGTATCGGAACCTGCCGCACCACCACCTCATAAGTCATAACCAAAAAAACATTCGATTTAGTACAACATGGTTTCCGTGGATATAAACATCTCTATTTAACAAATACCTGTGTATATCCGTTTAATCAAAATTCTTGGATCTACATATGATTGATTCTCAGGCCTTTTTggcaaggagaagaatattcaCCAAATTAATTTTAGATACATCTTTGCCACGGGTCAGCTAACAAAATCAGCCCCGTTTAAAACCGTTTTGCATTTCTCCCATTTTTCCTGCTCACAGCCTCGCATAATCTGCACGGTAATGTGTCTAAGCTCGCTGCGCGGGTTTTCCCATAGTTTCCCAACACCCCACATCTTCTCCATGCATGGTATTCCGCATAAGCTACAGGATCGTTAGCTAGGGACTTGATGTAATTAGCCAGTTCAACCATGGAACTGAATTGTGTGCCATCTATTATGGAATGAGGAGGTACAAAGTTCCAAACATCCGGTGCACCAAAGTATATGGGAACGGCCCCCGAATCCAGAGGGTAAAAGAGTTTCTCAGTCACATAACTATCGGTCATGGTGTTCTCGATTGCAAGGACGAACTTGTAGTGGGACATGGCACAGTGCAGATGATCCCACCATTTAGGTGCTTCTTCGGTACTTTTCATGCATTCGGGATAGAGAGAGAGCGCCATATCGAGACCTCCAACAT from the Primulina tabacum isolate GXHZ01 chromosome 8, ASM2559414v2, whole genome shotgun sequence genome contains:
- the LOC142552959 gene encoding serine/threonine-protein kinase-like protein CCR4, with translation MAILSLKILFHYSLFLFLLFGFFLPLIHSLSIVAISETGNQTLVCAIAHNVNHSQESPSFINCTSFPRRVQIVLGPALRSVSGIVGGNGFLCALSSFYSSSTSIMVCWRFSDIGSNMTRKRIYTGPVLTNLESGNSKICGLLNGSNALQCWQWRGFDHTNTALTSDLAVGDDFVCGLSSLGQVQCLGNDANVTGHVPTGNFRLLSAGFRHACAISLNGSLECWGNMAGEKPSGEFTALALGKNRGCALRFNRTVSCWGENEYNMPESLRNEFFISLEAKEAIFCGVKMSDYSLLCWGNEDFDLNPLVFNDIVPGPCRTRNQCSCGPLPNYGEYCDQGLMICQPCTPSVGLWPPLAETPPPPPPSLVMEKTRKWNAKMVALMVFGCVGSFSLLLSLCSFLFFRYRRDRGSSRIHDSGRLEEGSSVPPSGQTAQAQPAAPKLEKRLSQMISLGNGDQLEEFPLHLILRVTDNFSEDHKIGHGSFGSVYRATLEDGREVAFKRAETSASSSYANGATRRSVEDKDSAFLNELEFLSRLNHKNLVRLLGYCEDGDELVLVYEYMSNYSLYSHLHKLQSSPLTSWPKRIKVALDAARGLEYLHEFAVPRIIHRDIKSSNILIDARWTAKVSDFGLSLMGPPDDETHLLLRAAGTMGYMDPEYYRLEMLTSKSDVYSFGVVLLELLSGRKAIHKNENGVPRNVVDYVVPYIIHDEIHRILDPKMPAPTPFEIEAVAYVGYLAADCVMPEGRDRPTMTEVVNSLERALEACLAPPLLSRSTTGSSMATKSE